gtctgtgtcccccaaggaaaatgggcgagaaaaggagatttttgtataacttaccagttaaatctctttctcgctcttccttgggggacacagcacccacccttctgtgtttggttacagggttatggtttggcgccccgttgggttgctggttgGTTGTTCCTGTTATTGGTTgttttcctttcactacttggacacgcaactggtagcctctatctccaggctgagggtatagctgatggaggaggggcttaacagttttacttagtgtcacgcctcctagggagctgagctatacccaaggtctgtgtcccccaaggaagagcgagaaagagatttaactggtaagttatacaaaaatctccttttttttttttttgcctagaaCCGTGCAGCACGTGTTCGTGTGGGTAAAGGAGACAAGCCGGTGACCTATGAAGAGGTACATCCCCCCCATTACATCGCCCATAGGAAAGGGTGGCTTTCTCAACACACAAGTAAGAGCTTTATACCATGCATCATACTTATCCATGTTGAAAATTCTTACTACGTGGTGGCGGGAGGTTTTCCTCCCTAAGATTCCCCCATGCAGACGGCATTTTTTTGAAGCATCAGGAATGACAGAATGGACCTGCACTTGTAGGGGAAGTCCGGCTAAGATGGTTCCCAACCAATAAGTTGTATCCCTGATGAAgacacaggaggagggggttacATTTGCTTATAGCCAGCTGCAATCTgactggctgctatgggcaacttcaCCAAGAGTCATTTCATCCATGCCATGTAACAGCCGTGACCCAGAACAAGAACTTCTTCCTAGAAGCGAGTGGTAGTTTGAGTTATCggagcattttaaaaaaaatttcaaaggggttctccatgaATTCATaaaacgtttacagtttgcacaagagcacctggatgttccacaacagtactggcaaaatactctgtggacagatgaaaccaaagttgagttgtttgaaatTACTGAAAattgttaaaggctatgtacaccttaagggtcattttttatgattgcatttgacTCATTTTCGGCTTTTTTCAGTTGATCTTTATTAGAAATATTCAGCAGCTCTGTCATAAAGGGTTAAGCTCTGCTTAGCTGTGAGAATTGTGTGACTTTGTGAAAAATGGctcaaaaacacttatttaagccacattcataTCTCTAAGATTAGAGTAGtgttgagataaaaaaaaaataagcagccctcagctgagctgcctgatggaacacagtaaaaataCAAAGCCTGCTAGTAAAGGATCTCaaagctgtacagagaaaggtgctcaacatttttaatgaagactaATTGGATTtgattttttagctcaaaatgagtacaatgcctCCAAAGGTGTCTGCAGCCGTTAAATAttacttttcttaatttttttacgTTTCTTTAGTTGTAAATGGCTtgctttgtctagggagcaattgttaggccgccatcctattagtccaAACAAAAcccgtcctaatcacacagcagaacaagttacttcacaagtaaagagctgcctcatcctcctcttctacttgtcagggattattatgatgaatacagctgataagatcttcagctgaatctccgtaggaatggagttcatgaggagacatgaagtacagagaggatggacaggacagacactGGTGATGTGGGGcggtggtaatggagactgcatataaTAGCTGCTACTAATTGGCCacttccccacctcctctctgtactttgtctcctcatgaactccatttctacagagattcacctgaagatcatattaaactgtattcagtatcataatccctgacaagtagagcagagaggaggatgaggcagctctttagctcagtgttctgaagtaacttgtcctgctgtgtgatgagGACAGGTTTtgggtgtactaataggacggcggccattttatatcCCCTGGTGATTGCTCCCTatacaaaacgagccattataagtaatacaaaatatttgggaatatatttagaataaagtacggtaatatttaagtattttcagtcactttgttttcttaattcccggagaacccctttatcggAAGATCTTTGCTGTTTGTGCTGCTGTGAATGTTTTCCCTCACAGACATAGCACAGTGCATCCTTGTGGTTATATTATCACTTTGCAAAATATTTGAATTGGGAGACAAGTAATAAACTCAAACTCTTGTGTTGACTGATCCTGCCACTCtgctgaataggactgagctgcatgcAGTACCTGGCACAGCCACAGCTGAGGTTCTGTCTGTGGAAAcaattagggtatgttcacatgccgCATTTTTTAGTGCGAAATCTGtgcagtttttttccccccaacacaattttaaacttagaaaaaaaaaactaaatttatttaaAGCTTTGCGTTAATTTCAGTTTGTGTGGATTCGGCCTAAGTTTCCGCCAATGTTTTCAAGCATTTTTTAAGCTGAAACATCCCAAATTCAGAGCCAAAAAACTGGCCCTAGGGGGAACGCACCGCTTGTTGGAAAGCTTATTCTGCTGCTCCACCCCCAATCAACTGATATCCTATCCTAAAGTACCTGCCGCCtgatgtggatggcactgtttggggggggggggggggggtctgtggatggcactgtttgggggggggggggtctgtggatggcactgtttggggggggggggggtctgtggatggcactgtttgggggggggggtctgtggatggcactgtttggggggggtctgtggatggcactgttggggggggggggtctgtggatggcactgttggggggggggggtctgtggatggcactgttggggggggggggggtctgtggatggcactgttggggggggggggggtcgtctgtggatggcactgtttgggggaggtctgtggatggcactgtttggggggggggggggtgtctgtgtgtagatcccccccccccccatagcggtgccatccacagatccccctccttataacagtaccatccacagatcccagtcagttccctggactgggGAAGatagtcttgaagacagggagggctgggcattcaGGCGTAGTCTTATACggtgagtatagcccaaaccctatattttaaattGAAAAGTTGGGGGGCCGTCTTATATGAGGGAAAATACGGTAGTTTTCCTTGTAGCTATCACTTTCATCAGACGGGTGTCTGAGTTGGTGGCGCCCTCTTGTAGAGAACCCTTCCTGGTTCTTCATAAGGATAAAGCTGTTCTCCGGCCCGTTCCTTCCTTTCTCCCGAAGGTGGTCTCTGACTTAGATATCAATGAAGAAATTGTCCTTCACACCCTAGGGAAAGGGAGTTACACCATTTGGATGTTGTCAGGACTCTGAAGATTTATTTAGCAGCCTCCGGTCCCTTTCCTGCGTACGGACTCCCTTTTTGTCATTCCGGAGGGTCCTCTCGCAAGGGATTGGCAGCCTCCAAGGTGGCAATCGCACGTTGGATTCGGTCTGCAATTGCGGAGGCATACCGCACCGGGGCAGGGTTCCGCCCTTAGgtgtcacggctcactccaccagaGAAGTGGGCGCATCTTGGGCTAGGAGGAATCGCGCTTTAGCCGCGCAGTTGTGTAAGGTGGCTACTTGGTCCTCGTTACACACATTCACAAAATGCCAGGTGCATACTTGGCATCGGCGGACCATGGTCTTGCAGGTGGCAGTTTCTTAGATGCCCGCAGGGACTcttgcttccatgggtctgtgtggttttttttttcccctccctgtggactgcttttggacgtcccatggttcctgtgtcccccaatgaatatgggcaacaaaacaagatttttgtaaaacttaccagtaaaatctctctcGCTCTTCATTAGggaacacagcacccacccagtattgttgttcggcCACAGTAGTGGCAGTTGCTGGTTGGAACCCCGTTGGGTCCTTGGCATTGTTGGTTTTCTACGCGTTTTTCTTGGTTGGCTTGCTTCTGCTACTGCTtgtacacaaactgaagctctcgtCTCTGTGTGgttaaataaaaccacacagagctatgggacgggtatattgcggacatgccaGCGGAGATCTATCCcggcatgtccgcagctctatagggtaaaactaggtgacagattccctttaagtcgcCTCTGGTGTTTTTTGGAGGGGACATATTATTACTTGTTCAGACATTCTAAaaagaaaagctttatggagattagCCATGTATTCTGGTGAAGCTAACCCATCTcagaggttctacagcagctgggGTGCGGTCTGTAGTAGCAGAGAATTGTATACCGTATACTGCAACGCCACCTTTTCAGTTGTCATTGACGTGACGTGACGGATCCGCTCTTCTGCAGCAGAGCTTAATTTCCGCTCCTGTGCTGGGAGGCCTAAGCTTCAGTTAATAGGGAGGTATCCAGTTTAAGGTctcactagggttgttgcgggtatcgaaatttcgatacccaattgatacgataccgggatttccaattatttttttttcctatactgggctgcgcagtctagtatcacagaacatgagcgtgctgctgtcagcgcgctcatgttccctcagcagcacaggggagaaggaagcagtctctgtCCCCCCGTGCCGCGCTGCCAATAAAGAGAAAGGGGTgggagcactgcgccaccaatgataggaggaCCCTTCATGGGTACGGactttaagtagcaggctacatagagcggcgcccagggatctccctgcacttaatattattcctgggcgccgctccgttcgcccgctgtggccctgtTACCGTCTCCTGCttcgtatgctaattactactatcggagcaatggggaggggacatcagcttctctcctgggtgctcctgtccaatcgcagcgcagaacatcacagccaaggagaaggaacgcccagcagagaaactgatgtctcctcccatggtagtaattagcatatggagaaGGAGACGGTAACAGGGACacagtgggcgaacggagcggcgccgaggtataatagtaagtgcagtgcagcacctgaggggttaactgccgctgatctgctgacggcacccgcctcctgtattaaaggttaattacggtatcattggtggcgcagtgcgcctgctcccctcaaccccccaagtattaaaataattggtggcagtggccactgggtcccctccccttctcagtgtaagcctggggctcagatcgttaccatggcagccaggatgctactgaagccctggctgccatagtctgctctattagggtgaataggacaagatattaaaagatcccaggttctagcccctaaggggggaaaatagttattaaataaaaagtaaaaaaaaaaaaagttaaaaacccACAcaaatattaaagaggacctttcaccgatcctgacattgtgaactaagtatgcagacatggagagcggcgcccggagatctcactgcacttactattatacctaggcgccgctccgttctcccgctatgccctccggtatctccagccactaagttatagtaggcggagtctgcccttgttctgctgtagtgctTGCctatcgcatcgcagagctcacagcctgggagaaaataacccccCAGGATGTGagctctccgctgcgattggccagcgctacagtagaacaagggcagactccgcctactataacttagtgaccgaaatctctgcctactataacttagtggccggagataccggagggcatagcgggagaacggagcggcgcctaggaataatagtaagtgcagtgagggcaccgctctccatgtctgtattcttagttcacagtgtcaaaatcggtgaaaggtcctctttaagtataaatctctcccaattttacatataaaatacataaacatatcacatatcgccacgtctgaaaagtccaaaatatttttttaaaaaatctgtggtgaacgccgtaacagaaaaaaaaagggctctatttgcccttttttttttttttttttatgcggaatgcacgtggcttttttggggtGTTAGCTTTTTcacatggtatcgagtatcgcaatacttttttatggtattgaaatcgaataaaaaatttggtatcgcaacaactctaggtCTCACAATGGTCCTTTGTACATGGTGAAAATATCCATTGACGTCTGCTACACAGATATTACGGGTGACTTGGAATAGTCTTTTTTGTATAATGGTCCCATATCGTGCTGCTCTGTGTCGGTATGTAAGCGATCACTTCCGAGCAGTGGTGAGATCTAAgtatattgttttgtatataAGAAGCTTTAGGCTATTTCTCTGCTCATGATAGTCTCTACTTGTCCTTTCAGGTAACCTAGATAGTGAAGAAGGGGCTGCAGAGCGCACCATAGAGGATGTCTACATCCGCAGATTTATGTATGGCACATTCCATGGCTGCCTGGCCAATGAAGTGGTGATCAAGCGCCGGGCCAACCTCATTGTCATATGTGCCATACTAATCCGCAAGATGCCTGCTCAGAAGTATTACTTTCTGACCGGCTACACTGAAGAATTGCTCTCCTACCTGTACAAATGTCCTGTGAAGCTGGAACTGCAAACCGTGGCCGAAAAAATAATTTATAAGTACATCTGAGGTCTGGAGCGCTCGTCGCATGTGGCCAACCGCTATACCACAGGACCAGCTGTTCTGTATGGAAGCGGACTGCCCCCGACTGTGATTTCACGGGTTGTCATCCAGAGATTTTGTACAATAGTAGAAAATAAACTTGTATATAACCGGGATATCAAATATAGTTTAGCATTTGTGTAAGAGCAGCTTACATTTCACAAATTGTTCTGAAAAGGAGGCAgatttaaaggaattgtccaccGCCTTGAAATCATATGCTCTATATTTGCGGGTGTTCATGAGAACAAAGCAGGGAAACCTTCCCTGAAGTTTCTGTTTGGGAAAGGTGTCCATGCTTTGTTCTTGGCACAGTTTCTATCTATATTAGTGTTTGTCATCATTGCTGGAGCCAAGTTCTCCCTACTGAAGCCATTAAGTATTGTCCAGAGTTTGCCCGGGTGCG
The Bufo gargarizans isolate SCDJY-AF-19 chromosome 2, ASM1485885v1, whole genome shotgun sequence genome window above contains:
- the MRPS24 gene encoding 28S ribosomal protein S24, mitochondrial, which translates into the protein MAAPMCSTVSRLQVLLRGLEGAFPPRSHIRCIQTSSVCLKNRAARVRVGKGDKPVTYEEVHPPHYIAHRKGWLSQHTSNLDSEEGAAERTIEDVYIRRFMYGTFHGCLANEVVIKRRANLIVICAILIRKMPAQKYYFLTGYTEELLSYLYKCPVKLELQTVAEKIIYKYI